A stretch of Paenibacillus peoriae DNA encodes these proteins:
- a CDS encoding CsbD family protein, with the protein MKDNGISDKIKGNVNKAKGEIKDQIGNATDNKSLQAEGKLDKAKGHLQETAGKLKDGK; encoded by the coding sequence ATGAAGGATAACGGAATTAGCGATAAAATCAAAGGTAATGTGAACAAAGCCAAAGGTGAAATCAAGGACCAAATCGGAAACGCTACCGATAATAAATCCCTTCAAGCCGAAGGTAAACTGGATAAGGCCAAAGGCCATCTTCAGGAAACAGCAGGCAAACTGAAGGACGGCAAATAA
- a CDS encoding stalk domain-containing protein, whose amino-acid sequence MKSLKSIKKPVIITAVSALAISGALFSQSTYAAQVTKPIQAVYNNIKIIYNGTEVPTDAKTEPFLLDGVTYIPLKLAGTALDKKVTWDGTNKRVVIADNGVPIDQSTVTALNNQITTLTQELNTAKAANTTKDATIAQLQKDNQTLKDEASKNSSSSLKDLQKKLNDDHSDDYSTNSDITLDGNKSDITVTIEMTKSRWTDLTSSRKETFLEDIGEDILKEYKDADIEGTVKNSSNRDKMATFTINSRGKVSLRDVASSLDASTIQRNLSDRYGTYNGVGFDFTVRGDSNEAIVEVYVNSDDWNKLSNNQKNNLTDGVTDYLKDKQSVSKVVGYVRNKGNNSQIITF is encoded by the coding sequence ATGAAATCACTGAAATCTATCAAAAAACCTGTCATCATCACTGCCGTATCCGCCTTGGCCATATCCGGGGCTCTTTTCAGCCAATCCACATATGCCGCACAAGTGACTAAGCCGATCCAAGCAGTATATAACAATATCAAAATTATCTACAACGGAACCGAGGTTCCTACTGATGCCAAAACAGAACCGTTCCTGCTGGATGGCGTAACGTATATCCCACTGAAGCTGGCAGGTACAGCTTTGGATAAAAAAGTAACATGGGATGGAACAAACAAACGCGTAGTCATTGCTGACAACGGCGTTCCTATTGATCAATCTACAGTTACGGCGCTGAACAACCAGATTACGACGCTGACTCAAGAGCTCAACACAGCGAAAGCAGCAAACACGACGAAAGACGCTACCATTGCTCAATTGCAAAAAGACAACCAGACGCTAAAAGATGAAGCAAGCAAAAATAGCTCTAGCTCCTTGAAGGATCTTCAAAAGAAGCTGAACGATGATCACAGCGATGACTACAGCACCAACTCGGATATCACGTTGGATGGTAACAAAAGCGATATTACGGTGACCATCGAAATGACGAAATCTAGATGGACTGACCTAACCAGCAGCAGAAAGGAAACCTTCCTCGAAGACATCGGTGAAGATATTTTGAAAGAGTATAAAGATGCCGATATAGAGGGTACGGTTAAAAACTCCAGTAACAGGGATAAAATGGCAACCTTTACAATCAACAGCAGAGGTAAGGTTTCTTTGAGGGATGTAGCTTCTTCTCTGGATGCAAGTACGATCCAACGTAACTTGTCCGATAGATATGGCACCTATAATGGAGTCGGCTTTGATTTCACCGTAAGAGGCGACAGCAATGAAGCTATCGTCGAGGTTTATGTAAATTCGGATGACTGGAATAAACTTTCGAACAATCAAAAAAACAACCTGACAGATGGCGTTACTGATTATCTTAAAGATAAACAGTCTGTATCCAAAGTCGTTGGATATGTACGTAATAAAGGAAACAATAGTCAAATCATTACCTTCTAA
- a CDS encoding copper amine oxidase N-terminal domain-containing protein — protein MKIRLLISLMIVLSFGATNMNLVSAQAQGQTPIHLKVNDHYVLYTYPASPFVDKKGRLLIPLQAAEDILDGKITYNAANKTASVDLLGRNVTAMIGSTEISVNGEPVKMDTVPIMLSNTMFLPVSILLKDTDAKMEWDSKRGLLKLRHDSFTESPVLMRFKGQDLAQVIDANAFDLTSFDWDKKKDVLNIHATYKSDLSPAFKQIDFNPMIVYSKGTYSVNPYSRPSMFYKVKTTTPGNLVYTRNIDTTDADKDYIKYITSVGRLIE, from the coding sequence ATGAAAATCAGGTTATTAATCAGCCTTATGATTGTATTAAGTTTTGGTGCTACAAACATGAATTTGGTATCTGCTCAAGCTCAAGGACAAACGCCCATACACCTGAAGGTCAATGATCATTACGTTTTATACACCTACCCTGCATCACCTTTTGTGGATAAGAAGGGGAGACTGCTTATACCGCTCCAAGCGGCTGAGGATATACTGGACGGCAAAATAACTTATAATGCAGCGAACAAAACCGCTTCGGTTGATCTGTTGGGCCGTAATGTAACAGCTATGATCGGATCAACCGAAATATCGGTTAATGGTGAGCCGGTGAAAATGGACACAGTCCCTATCATGCTAAGTAACACAATGTTTTTACCGGTATCCATTTTGTTGAAAGATACAGATGCGAAGATGGAGTGGGATTCCAAACGAGGCTTATTGAAACTAAGACATGATAGCTTTACGGAAAGTCCAGTTCTTATGAGGTTTAAGGGACAAGACTTGGCCCAAGTCATTGACGCGAACGCGTTTGATCTTACTTCTTTTGACTGGGATAAAAAGAAGGATGTATTGAATATTCATGCTACTTATAAGAGCGACTTATCGCCCGCCTTCAAGCAAATTGACTTTAATCCTATGATTGTTTATAGCAAAGGGACCTATAGTGTAAATCCTTATTCTAGACCCAGTATGTTTTACAAAGTGAAAACCACCACTCCTGGTAATTTGGTTTATACGAGAAATATCGATACAACCGATGCGGATAAAGACTATATAAAATATATTACTTCTGTAGGCAGATTGATTGAGTAG
- a CDS encoding NAD(P)/FAD-dependent oxidoreductase: MSKQILILGGGYGGLLAALTARQHMDASQATITVVNRFASHQIITELHRLAAGTIAEKAVALPLEKLLRNKEIILKVDTVSEIKPDDKKVTLASGATLSYDALVISLGSETAYFGIPGLQEHSFTLKSVAEANRIRAHVEARLDAYKQSGNQADATIVIGGGGLTGVELVGEYADKLPAICREKGINYEDINLYCVEAGPSILAGFPQPLVDRAVTSLEKRGVQIVAGVPITEMKADEVLLKDGRSIKTNTLIWTGGVQGNALVGASGIEVNRGRATVNSALQSTSHEDIFLAGDSAVVFPAEGERPYPPTAQLAWQMGELVGYNIFAYFNGAKMESFTPVFSGTLGSLGRTDAIGTVGANGTQLKGAVATLMKEGSNIRYLSHIKGLFALAY, translated from the coding sequence ATGTCGAAGCAAATTTTGATCTTGGGCGGCGGATACGGCGGATTGCTGGCCGCTCTTACAGCACGCCAGCATATGGACGCTAGTCAAGCAACCATTACAGTGGTTAACCGCTTTGCGTCGCACCAAATTATTACGGAACTGCACCGTTTAGCGGCAGGTACAATTGCCGAAAAAGCTGTGGCGCTTCCTTTGGAAAAACTGCTGCGTAACAAAGAAATTATCCTGAAAGTGGATACGGTTTCTGAAATTAAGCCTGACGATAAAAAAGTAACCCTGGCCAGTGGTGCTACATTGAGCTATGACGCTCTCGTTATTTCCCTCGGCAGTGAAACGGCTTACTTCGGTATTCCAGGACTGCAAGAGCATAGCTTCACGCTGAAATCCGTGGCAGAAGCCAATCGCATTCGCGCACATGTGGAAGCTCGTCTGGATGCTTACAAGCAATCCGGTAACCAAGCGGACGCTACAATTGTTATCGGTGGTGGCGGTCTGACTGGCGTTGAGCTGGTGGGCGAATATGCTGACAAATTGCCTGCAATTTGTCGCGAAAAAGGTATCAACTACGAAGATATCAACTTGTATTGCGTAGAAGCTGGACCATCTATTTTGGCAGGCTTCCCTCAACCACTGGTTGATCGTGCCGTAACAAGCCTTGAAAAACGTGGCGTTCAAATCGTAGCGGGTGTTCCGATTACAGAAATGAAAGCTGACGAAGTTCTCCTGAAAGACGGACGTTCGATCAAAACGAACACACTGATCTGGACAGGCGGCGTACAAGGTAATGCACTGGTTGGCGCATCTGGTATCGAAGTAAACCGTGGTCGTGCAACTGTGAATAGTGCACTGCAATCGACTTCTCACGAAGACATCTTCCTCGCTGGCGACAGCGCAGTGGTGTTCCCGGCTGAAGGCGAGCGTCCATACCCTCCAACGGCACAGTTGGCTTGGCAAATGGGCGAATTAGTTGGTTACAACATCTTCGCTTATTTCAACGGGGCGAAAATGGAAAGCTTTACACCAGTATTCTCCGGTACACTGGGCAGCTTGGGCAGAACAGACGCGATCGGCACTGTAGGCGCGAATGGCACCCAACTGAAAGGCGCTGTAGCCACTTTGATGAAGGAAGGCAGTAACATCCGTTACTTGTCCCACATCAAAGGACTTTTTGCATTGGCCTATTAA
- a CDS encoding DUF1641 domain-containing protein, which yields MSENQQEVAVTQEATKESRDVLDQLMKPEVQQSLTVLVENLPKLTEMVTLMTDAYDVARSLATDPVFIGDMKNSMGEFVKPVTESAKGLASAAIEANDRVQTTDGSVGLFGLLKMLKDPNVQKTLRFSQAFLDILNERQRESK from the coding sequence ATGTCTGAAAACCAACAAGAGGTGGCAGTAACACAAGAAGCTACCAAAGAGTCTCGGGATGTACTGGACCAATTGATGAAACCGGAGGTTCAGCAATCGCTGACCGTACTGGTAGAGAATCTGCCAAAGTTGACTGAGATGGTTACTTTGATGACCGACGCTTATGATGTAGCTCGCAGTCTGGCAACTGACCCTGTCTTTATCGGAGATATGAAAAACTCCATGGGAGAGTTTGTGAAGCCTGTAACAGAATCGGCTAAAGGATTGGCTTCTGCTGCGATTGAAGCAAATGACCGTGTACAAACTACGGATGGCAGTGTAGGTCTGTTCGGCCTGCTCAAAATGCTTAAAGATCCGAATGTACAAAAAACGCTGCGTTTCAGCCAGGCTTTCCTGGATATTCTGAATGAGCGCCAACGCGAAAGCAAATAA
- a CDS encoding HNH endonuclease, producing MTEPQQNKDETSKALIKKCTYCQEMKPLTDFQRRTGRRAGPYSRRGPCRSCRGLAPQERAATSAPSGEEANLSAAPVTQHSLEANTAVHSLEASLPMEAQRPRRKPVTDKARERHRQRVRHLLSRLKPADTRALRLNRNGMIRLRGKTDQGRRWHQEIELDLAMTLVRERMAVIVNPYTVRRLYSNKEFRQYVLKRDRYTCFFCGGYGDTIDHLLPRAKGGHTTPVNCVCACNECNQVKAARDVDEFIESGVPQPSPDDFEPPDIPDASEDTLRR from the coding sequence GTGACAGAACCGCAGCAGAATAAGGATGAAACGAGCAAAGCGCTGATAAAAAAATGTACGTATTGTCAGGAGATGAAACCTTTAACGGACTTTCAGCGCAGAACGGGTCGCCGGGCGGGTCCTTATTCCCGGCGTGGTCCTTGCCGTTCCTGCCGGGGGTTGGCCCCGCAAGAACGTGCGGCTACGTCCGCTCCTTCCGGCGAGGAAGCGAACCTCTCGGCTGCTCCCGTGACGCAACATAGCCTTGAAGCAAATACGGCTGTGCACAGCCTGGAGGCGTCACTACCTATGGAGGCACAGCGCCCCCGCAGGAAGCCGGTCACGGATAAAGCACGCGAGCGCCATCGGCAACGGGTTCGGCATCTGCTTAGCAGGCTGAAGCCTGCGGATACTCGGGCGTTGCGGCTCAATCGTAATGGCATGATTCGGCTAAGAGGTAAAACCGATCAGGGGAGACGCTGGCATCAAGAGATTGAGCTTGATCTGGCCATGACCCTGGTCAGAGAGCGTATGGCGGTGATTGTTAATCCTTACACCGTGCGCAGACTGTATAGCAACAAGGAATTTCGCCAATATGTGCTTAAGCGTGACCGCTATACTTGTTTCTTTTGCGGGGGCTACGGTGACACGATTGATCATTTACTGCCTCGGGCAAAAGGGGGCCACACGACGCCAGTCAATTGTGTATGTGCTTGCAATGAATGCAATCAAGTTAAGGCTGCCCGCGATGTAGATGAGTTCATTGAGTCTGGTGTGCCACAGCCGTCTCCTGATGATTTCGAACCACCTGATATTCCTGATGCTTCTGAAGACACCCTACGTAGGTAG
- a CDS encoding alpha-amylase, which yields MKRNHTMMQFFEWNVEADGSHWKKLARLAPELKAKGIDAIWIPPVTKGQSPEDTGYGVYDLYDLGEFDQKGAVRTKYGTREDLLEAVAACVRHGVAVYVDLVMNHKAGADETEVFKVVEVNPDNRNEVISEPFDIEGWTKFTFPGRQGKYSTFQWNFEHFNGTDYDASQDRTGIYRILGKNKSWSENVDDEFGNYDYLMFANIDYNHQDVRKEMIRWGKWLVDTLQCNGFRLDAIKHINHEFVREFATEMIKKRGQDFYMVGEFWKPDLESCQKFLDTIDYKIDLFDVSLHYKLHSASLGGKDFDLSTIFEDTLVHTHPLNSVTFVDNHDSQPHEALESWVEDWFKPSAYALILLRKDGYPCVFYGDYYGIQGQTPVKGKQAELDPLLYARYHKAYGEQKDYFDDPHTIGWVRQGVPELEGSGCAVVITNANDGEKRMFVGKQRAGEEWIDLTGHHDHIVKIGQDGYGIFPVRAGSVSVWALPAEEDSQESEEEEANA from the coding sequence ATGAAAAGGAACCATACGATGATGCAATTTTTCGAGTGGAATGTCGAAGCTGACGGTTCTCACTGGAAGAAGCTTGCCCGCCTGGCACCGGAACTGAAGGCCAAAGGAATTGACGCGATATGGATTCCACCTGTCACCAAAGGCCAGTCGCCCGAGGATACGGGATACGGCGTCTATGACCTTTACGATCTGGGCGAGTTTGACCAAAAAGGCGCGGTGCGCACCAAATACGGAACCAGGGAAGACCTGCTGGAAGCTGTTGCTGCCTGCGTTCGTCACGGTGTGGCCGTCTATGTCGATCTGGTCATGAACCATAAAGCTGGTGCGGATGAAACCGAAGTATTCAAGGTCGTCGAGGTCAACCCGGATAACCGCAATGAGGTCATTTCCGAGCCCTTTGATATCGAAGGCTGGACTAAATTTACATTCCCCGGCCGACAAGGGAAGTATTCCACATTTCAATGGAACTTTGAACATTTTAACGGAACCGATTACGATGCGAGCCAGGACCGGACAGGAATCTATCGTATTTTAGGTAAAAATAAAAGCTGGAGCGAAAATGTAGATGATGAATTCGGCAATTATGATTATTTAATGTTCGCCAATATTGACTATAATCATCAGGATGTGCGCAAAGAGATGATCCGCTGGGGCAAATGGCTGGTGGACACTCTGCAATGCAACGGATTCCGTCTGGATGCAATCAAGCATATTAATCATGAATTTGTACGAGAGTTTGCTACAGAAATGATTAAAAAACGCGGGCAGGATTTTTATATGGTAGGCGAGTTTTGGAAACCGGATCTGGAATCATGTCAAAAGTTCCTGGATACCATTGATTATAAAATCGACCTGTTTGACGTATCCCTCCACTACAAACTACATAGCGCTTCCTTGGGTGGCAAGGATTTCGATCTAAGCACCATTTTCGAGGATACGCTGGTTCATACCCATCCCCTGAACTCGGTTACTTTTGTCGATAATCATGATTCCCAGCCGCACGAAGCGCTCGAATCCTGGGTGGAGGACTGGTTTAAGCCCAGCGCCTATGCACTTATCTTGCTGCGCAAGGACGGTTATCCCTGCGTGTTCTACGGCGATTACTACGGTATTCAGGGGCAAACGCCCGTGAAAGGCAAGCAAGCTGAGCTAGACCCGCTACTATATGCCCGGTACCATAAAGCTTATGGTGAGCAAAAAGATTATTTCGATGATCCTCATACGATTGGATGGGTTCGTCAAGGCGTGCCTGAGTTGGAAGGCTCCGGATGTGCTGTGGTGATCACCAACGCAAATGACGGGGAAAAGCGCATGTTCGTAGGTAAACAACGTGCAGGGGAAGAATGGATAGATTTGACCGGGCATCACGATCATATCGTAAAGATCGGGCAGGATGGCTACGGCATATTTCCCGTTCGTGCCGGCAGTGTGTCGGTGTGGGCACTTCCCGCAGAGGAAGACAGCCAGGAATCAGAAGAAGAAGAAGCGAACGCTTAA